A genomic region of Brachyspira pilosicoli contains the following coding sequences:
- a CDS encoding ArsR family transcriptional regulator, which produces MCNLCPKYNTCVKLCDEMLKKIRYGKREFRKNRDYCREVVLTDKDLDNILYTNSLSYVEYERLSNLVVAILSPKQKQLLKLFSEGKSQVELAKIFNVSQSSISQSLQAIKKEISNQFKMVINC; this is translated from the coding sequence ATGTGTAATTTATGTCCTAAATATAATACTTGTGTAAAATTATGCGATGAGATGTTAAAGAAGATTAGATACGGCAAGAGAGAGTTTAGGAAAAATAGAGATTATTGTAGGGAAGTGGTGTTAACAGATAAGGATTTGGATAATATACTTTATACAAATAGTTTAAGTTATGTAGAATATGAGAGGCTTTCAAATTTGGTTGTGGCGATACTTTCACCAAAGCAAAAGCAATTATTAAAATTATTTTCAGAGGGTAAGAGTCAGGTGGAGTTAGCGAAGATTTTTAATGTGAGTCAATCATCTATATCACAAAGTTTGCAGGCTATAAAGAAGGAGATATCGAATCAATTTAAGATGGTGATAAACTGTTAA
- a CDS encoding AAA family ATPase: MKLFYIISNKKHSGKTYVASNIVESIKILGRSICYYKPFVMEVKNNKLFDCEYIKNTTTLNASDIFVSYATNGNLSPLHSINTKIDEREITDLIDECKKNYDYMVLESLCLYDPIKENYNFLDLITDIERYNNELHIIPIVEYDTNVIHSSFEQVELFHQRGFKIPFIVINIKKDIFVQNEVIAYIRNQISPIKLHTTIFDDSAEKTKITEIKYPNIIKDLI; the protein is encoded by the coding sequence ATGAAGCTGTTCTATATAATATCTAATAAAAAACATTCCGGTAAAACTTATGTAGCTTCTAATATTGTAGAATCAATAAAAATATTGGGAAGAAGTATTTGTTATTACAAGCCTTTTGTAATGGAGGTGAAAAATAATAAACTATTTGACTGCGAATATATAAAAAATACCACTACATTAAATGCTTCTGACATTTTTGTTTCTTATGCTACAAATGGTAATCTTTCTCCGCTTCATAGTATAAACACAAAAATAGATGAGAGAGAGATTACAGATTTGATAGATGAATGTAAAAAAAATTATGATTATATGGTATTAGAATCCTTATGCCTTTATGACCCAATAAAAGAAAATTATAATTTTTTAGATTTAATTACAGATATAGAAAGATATAATAATGAATTGCATATTATACCTATAGTAGAATATGATACAAATGTAATTCACTCAAGCTTTGAACAAGTAGAACTTTTTCATCAAAGAGGATTTAAAATACCATTTATAGTTATAAACATAAAAAAAGATATATTTGTGCAAAACGAAGTTATAGCCTATATTAGAAATCAAATATCTCCTATAAAACTGCATACAACTATATTTGATGATTCGGCAGAAAAGACAAAAATTACAGAGATAAAATATCCAAATATAATAAAAGATTTAATATAA
- the thrC gene encoding threonine synthase, with the protein MKAWNGLLREYREYLPITDKTPLITLHEGNTPLIKAEKIGNELGGIELYFKYDGLNPTGSFKDRGMVMAVAKALEEGSKAIMCASTGNTSASAAAYAARSGIQCIVVIPDGNIALGKLAQALMYGAKVIAIKGNFDEALKAVVDITNKYPITLVNSLNPFRLQGQKTSAFEICDTLGKAPDYLAIPVGNAGNISAYWMGFKEYKENGKVSNLPKMIGFEAEGSAAIVQNRVIENPQTLATAIKIGNPASWKLAVNAANESNGFIDSVTDDEILEAYKMLTREEGIFAEPASAASLAGVIKTYKAGKLKKGDVVVSVLTGNGLKDPDNAIKICNAPIKVDNNIEEIRKAIGI; encoded by the coding sequence ATGAAAGCATGGAATGGACTTTTAAGAGAATATAGAGAATATTTACCTATTACAGATAAAACCCCATTGATAACCTTACATGAAGGGAATACCCCTTTAATAAAAGCTGAAAAGATAGGAAATGAACTTGGAGGAATAGAATTATATTTTAAATATGACGGACTTAATCCTACAGGTTCATTTAAAGATAGAGGAATGGTAATGGCAGTTGCTAAGGCACTTGAAGAGGGTTCTAAAGCTATAATGTGTGCTTCTACAGGAAATACTTCTGCATCTGCTGCTGCCTATGCTGCAAGAAGCGGTATACAATGTATAGTAGTTATTCCAGATGGAAATATTGCTTTAGGAAAGTTAGCACAGGCTTTGATGTATGGTGCTAAGGTTATAGCTATTAAAGGAAACTTTGATGAGGCATTAAAAGCTGTTGTTGATATTACAAATAAATATCCTATTACATTAGTAAATTCATTAAATCCTTTCAGACTTCAAGGACAAAAAACTTCTGCATTTGAAATTTGCGATACTTTAGGAAAAGCTCCTGATTATTTAGCTATACCTGTTGGAAATGCTGGAAATATATCTGCTTACTGGATGGGTTTTAAAGAATACAAAGAAAACGGAAAGGTATCAAACTTACCAAAGATGATAGGTTTTGAGGCTGAAGGCTCTGCTGCTATAGTGCAAAACAGAGTTATAGAAAATCCTCAAACATTGGCTACTGCTATAAAGATAGGTAATCCTGCAAGCTGGAAACTCGCTGTTAATGCTGCTAATGAATCTAATGGTTTTATAGACTCTGTTACTGATGATGAAATATTAGAAGCTTATAAAATGCTCACAAGAGAAGAAGGTATATTTGCTGAGCCTGCTTCTGCTGCTTCTTTGGCTGGAGTTATAAAAACTTATAAAGCTGGCAAACTTAAAAAAGGCGATGTTGTAGTTTCTGTATTAACAGGTAATGGACTTAAAGACCCTGATAATGCTATAAAAATTTGCAATGCACCTATAAAAGTAGATAACAATATAGAAGAGATAAGAAAAGCAATAGGAATATAA
- a CDS encoding flagellin has protein sequence MVINNNISAINAQRTLKFRQVDLRKDAAQISSGMRINQAGDDASGLAVSEKMRTQIRGLRQAERNTQDGISFIQTTEGYLEETTNILQRIRELAIQAANGIYTDEDRLYVQIEVSQLVDEIDRVASQAQFNKLNMLTGRFARSTGENTPTASMWLHIGANMDERKRVYIGTMNSQALGLKNPVGPATTATFISVSNPSKANSVIGMVDEALLKVLKQRADLGAYQNRLEMTAQGLMVGFENMQASESRIRDTDMAEASVKLAKDQILNQANLSMLAQANQLPQGALRLLQ, from the coding sequence ATGGTTATCAATAATAATATCAGTGCAATAAATGCACAAAGAACTCTTAAATTCCGCCAAGTAGATTTAAGAAAAGACGCAGCTCAAATATCTAGCGGTATGAGAATCAACCAAGCTGGAGATGATGCTAGTGGATTAGCAGTATCTGAAAAAATGAGAACACAAATCCGCGGTTTACGTCAAGCTGAAAGAAACACTCAAGACGGTATATCTTTCATTCAAACTACTGAAGGTTACTTGGAAGAAACTACTAACATCCTTCAAAGAATTCGTGAATTAGCTATACAAGCAGCTAACGGTATCTACACAGATGAAGACAGACTTTATGTACAAATCGAAGTTTCTCAATTAGTAGATGAAATCGACAGAGTTGCTTCACAAGCTCAATTCAACAAACTTAATATGTTGACTGGAAGATTTGCTAGATCTACAGGAGAAAATACTCCTACAGCTTCTATGTGGTTACATATCGGTGCTAATATGGACGAAAGAAAACGCGTTTATATAGGTACTATGAACAGCCAAGCTCTTGGACTTAAAAATCCAGTTGGACCTGCTACTACTGCTACTTTCATTAGTGTTTCTAACCCTTCTAAAGCTAACAGTGTTATAGGTATGGTTGATGAAGCTCTTCTTAAAGTATTAAAACAAAGAGCTGACTTGGGTGCTTATCAGAACAGATTAGAAATGACTGCTCAAGGCTTAATGGTAGGCTTTGAAAATATGCAGGCTTCTGAAAGCAGAATTCGTGATACAGATATGGCTGAAGCTTCAGTTAAACTTGCTAAAGACCAAATTCTTAACCAAGCTAACTTGTCTATGCTTGCTCAAGCTAATCAGTTACCACAAGGTGCTCTTAGATTATTACAATAA
- a CDS encoding alpha-glucosidase yields MKFVLVGAGSAQFGCDMLGDIFSTKSLEGSHITLLDINPDALKKVYDYVKEFIAANSLNFTVDATTDRKEAFKNAEFIISSIEVGNRFKLWDEDWKVPMQYGIHQVYGENGGPGGVFHSLRIIPPILDIVKDAMDICPNAYIFNFSNPMTAICTAVKRAYPNAKFIGMCHEIGWLHKWLPKILKMNYEDFEIKAGGLNHFSCLLEIKDKKTGKDLYPEVLKNAHSYFEHEVGYSDLLKYAIENNAFSKTESFDHSIEEKLKGEFIWADRRLLKVILEKYKLLPITVDSHFGEYVSWAWDVVDHRGILDFYDLYKTVLSQAEPKIELKVKERASSIIDGIVTNNKYVEEAVNILNDGLIEDLPNWIAVEVPAEVSKDGLKGVKLNNVPKGYLSLLRNYVSVYDLTAEAAIHHKKEYAIQAILANPVVNVCKNTEEMVDRMIALQKPYLDYLK; encoded by the coding sequence ATGAAATTTGTTTTAGTAGGTGCAGGAAGTGCACAATTTGGATGCGATATGCTTGGGGATATTTTTTCAACAAAGTCATTAGAAGGTTCTCATATTACTTTGCTTGATATTAACCCTGATGCCTTGAAAAAGGTATATGATTATGTAAAAGAGTTTATAGCAGCTAATAGTTTAAATTTTACTGTTGATGCTACAACAGATAGAAAAGAAGCTTTTAAAAATGCAGAGTTTATTATAAGTTCTATAGAAGTAGGAAATAGATTTAAATTATGGGATGAAGATTGGAAAGTACCTATGCAATACGGTATTCATCAAGTTTATGGGGAAAATGGAGGACCTGGAGGAGTATTTCATTCTTTAAGAATTATTCCGCCTATTTTAGATATAGTAAAAGATGCCATGGATATATGTCCTAATGCTTATATATTTAATTTTTCTAACCCTATGACAGCTATATGTACAGCTGTAAAGAGAGCTTATCCTAATGCTAAGTTTATAGGCATGTGTCATGAGATAGGCTGGCTTCATAAATGGCTTCCAAAGATATTAAAAATGAATTATGAAGATTTTGAGATAAAAGCTGGCGGACTTAACCATTTTAGTTGTTTATTAGAGATAAAAGATAAAAAAACAGGAAAAGATTTATATCCTGAAGTATTAAAAAATGCACATAGTTATTTTGAGCATGAAGTAGGTTATAGTGATTTATTAAAATATGCTATAGAAAATAATGCCTTCTCAAAAACAGAGAGTTTTGACCATTCTATAGAAGAGAAATTAAAAGGTGAGTTTATATGGGCTGACAGAAGACTTTTAAAAGTAATATTAGAGAAATATAAATTATTGCCTATAACAGTAGATAGTCATTTTGGAGAATATGTATCTTGGGCTTGGGACGTTGTTGATCATAGGGGTATATTAGATTTCTATGATTTATATAAGACAGTATTATCACAGGCAGAGCCAAAAATAGAATTAAAAGTAAAAGAGAGAGCTTCAAGCATAATAGATGGTATAGTTACAAACAATAAATATGTAGAAGAGGCTGTAAATATTTTAAACGATGGATTAATAGAAGACCTTCCTAATTGGATAGCAGTAGAAGTACCTGCCGAAGTAAGTAAAGATGGTCTTAAAGGTGTAAAACTCAATAATGTACCTAAGGGTTATTTATCTTTATTAAGAAACTATGTAAGTGTATATGATTTAACTGCAGAAGCTGCTATACATCATAAAAAAGAATATGCTATACAAGCTATACTTGCAAATCCTGTAGTTAATGTATGTAAAAACACTGAAGAGATGGTAGATAGAATGATAGCATTACAGAAACCATATTTAGATTACTTAAAATAA
- a CDS encoding suppressor of fused domain protein — protein sequence MMSNEDLNEEINTSGFDAITETFEKIYPEQKEPLHYRPIISYMLGGKDPLDGISIYRGNGYYHFVTYGFSELYEKESENKEYSGFGFELTFKLKMNEKQINNTKDDDTQDNEIKTAVGFLQQLAKYSFESGAVFNPYEYIWTKQKEGIDAEQKSKITGFITIPDEAGEINTPNGKVIFVELLGATDAELNAIYDKKITVKELAKKIGTDITDYNRESLL from the coding sequence ATGATGAGTAATGAAGATTTAAACGAAGAGATAAATACATCAGGTTTCGACGCTATCACAGAAACATTTGAGAAAATATATCCTGAACAAAAAGAACCTCTGCATTACAGACCTATAATAAGTTATATGCTAGGCGGAAAAGACCCTCTTGACGGAATAAGTATTTACAGAGGAAATGGATACTATCATTTTGTTACTTACGGATTCAGTGAACTTTATGAAAAAGAATCAGAGAATAAAGAGTATAGCGGATTTGGTTTTGAACTTACTTTCAAATTAAAAATGAATGAAAAACAAATTAATAATACAAAAGATGATGATACTCAAGATAATGAAATAAAAACTGCAGTAGGATTTTTACAGCAATTAGCAAAATATTCATTTGAAAGCGGTGCGGTTTTCAATCCTTATGAATATATATGGACTAAACAAAAAGAAGGAATTGATGCCGAACAGAAATCAAAAATCACAGGCTTTATCACTATACCAGATGAAGCAGGAGAAATAAATACTCCAAATGGAAAAGTTATTTTTGTTGAGCTTTTAGGGGCGACAGATGCTGAGCTTAATGCTATATATGATAAAAAAATTACAGTAAAAGAATTGGCTAAAAAAATAGGAACTGATATAACAGATTATAATAGAGAATCTTTATTATAA
- the dapF gene encoding diaminopimelate epimerase, whose amino-acid sequence MTLNFTKMHGIGNDYIYIDCFKENFTVEDAKKYSPILSHRHYSIGADGIVLIMPSKIADVTMRMFNYDGSESEMCGNGIRCVAKYAYDNGISKNNPMKIETLRGVLEANLFIKNGEVDSVEINMDSPILEGLKIPTTIDKTPIIDEPITFNGKTYYFTCVSMGNPHCVIFVDDVKNMKIDDIGSFMENNDIFPNRTNVEFVQVINRAEVIQRTWERGSAETLACGTGASAVCVAGFISKRTDNIILNHLLGGDLILTYKDNSVFMKGEARYAYRGYVEL is encoded by the coding sequence ATGACTTTGAATTTTACTAAAATGCATGGTATAGGAAATGATTATATATATATAGACTGTTTTAAAGAGAATTTTACCGTTGAAGATGCCAAAAAATATTCTCCAATTTTAAGTCATAGACATTATTCTATTGGGGCTGATGGTATTGTTTTAATAATGCCGAGTAAAATAGCTGATGTAACTATGAGAATGTTTAATTATGATGGTTCTGAGTCTGAAATGTGCGGAAATGGTATAAGATGTGTAGCAAAATATGCTTATGATAATGGTATATCAAAAAATAATCCTATGAAAATAGAAACATTGAGGGGAGTGCTTGAGGCTAATCTGTTTATAAAGAATGGTGAAGTTGATAGTGTAGAGATAAATATGGACTCTCCTATACTTGAAGGATTAAAAATACCAACTACTATAGATAAAACTCCAATAATAGATGAACCTATTACTTTTAATGGAAAAACTTATTATTTTACTTGCGTATCTATGGGTAATCCGCATTGTGTTATATTTGTAGATGATGTTAAAAATATGAAAATTGATGATATTGGAAGCTTTATGGAAAATAATGATATATTTCCAAATAGAACTAATGTTGAATTTGTACAGGTTATTAATAGGGCTGAAGTTATACAGAGAACTTGGGAGAGGGGCAGTGCTGAAACTTTAGCATGCGGTACAGGAGCTTCTGCCGTTTGTGTAGCTGGATTTATTAGTAAAAGAACTGACAATATTATACTCAATCACCTTTTGGGGGGAGATTTGATATTAACTTATAAAGATAATAGCGTTTTTATGAAAGGTGAAGCAAGATATGCCTACAGAGGATATGTAGAATTATAA
- a CDS encoding LacI family DNA-binding transcriptional regulator: MGQKEKIENIANMLNIAETTVKRFFYTPEKLHTDTFREIMSVLAKYYPEDLRTIVKKDYRDILFILRDHNLMIVSDIIKYLQKISLKYNITIRLYENADNIPLNILLKKNKKIWNDIRGIISLAIETKESTNDFLIPTVFLNMPQQEYGLNIDVNDYLGGRLAIEHLYKNNWKKPIFITHCDLSGDVKERYDGVKMACNDFNIDCKLITTNNFSMEESYYATKNALNDKSIDSIFYFCDQMAIGGIKAIDELGYKMGEDIGVIGFDNLEISEFLGLSSIDQKLYEKILYSVEYILFGNGQLFTEKSSKIIYNPEVVERKSSIKTV, encoded by the coding sequence ATGGGGCAAAAAGAAAAAATAGAAAATATTGCAAATATGCTCAATATTGCTGAAACTACTGTAAAAAGGTTTTTTTATACTCCAGAAAAACTACACACCGACACTTTCAGAGAAATAATGTCAGTTTTAGCTAAATATTATCCTGAAGATTTAAGGACTATTGTAAAAAAAGATTATAGAGATATATTATTTATACTTAGAGATCATAATTTAATGATAGTTTCTGACATTATAAAATATCTTCAAAAGATTTCTTTAAAATATAATATTACTATTAGATTATATGAAAATGCTGATAATATACCTTTAAATATATTACTAAAAAAAAATAAAAAAATATGGAATGATATCAGAGGTATAATTAGTTTGGCAATAGAAACAAAAGAAAGTACAAATGATTTTTTAATACCTACAGTATTTTTAAATATGCCGCAGCAAGAATACGGACTTAATATAGATGTTAATGATTATTTAGGCGGAAGGTTAGCTATTGAACATTTATACAAAAACAATTGGAAAAAACCTATATTTATTACACATTGTGATTTAAGCGGAGATGTAAAAGAAAGATATGATGGTGTAAAAATGGCATGTAATGATTTTAACATAGATTGCAAATTAATAACTACTAATAATTTTTCTATGGAAGAATCTTATTATGCTACAAAAAATGCTTTAAATGATAAAAGTATAGATTCTATATTTTATTTTTGCGATCAGATGGCTATAGGCGGAATAAAAGCAATAGATGAATTAGGGTATAAAATGGGTGAAGATATTGGAGTTATTGGATTTGATAATTTAGAGATATCTGAATTTTTAGGGTTAAGTTCTATAGACCAAAAATTGTATGAAAAAATATTGTATAGCGTAGAATATATACTGTTTGGGAATGGACAATTATTTACAGAAAAATCTTCAAAAATAATTTATAACCCAGAAGTCGTAGAAAGAAAAAGCTCTATAAAGACGGTATAG
- the thrB gene encoding homoserine kinase produces MDKSKNNKSNKKLVTFKIPATSANIGSGFDSVGLALDLYNEIHIYENENSKKIEFEITGEGEKEISKDNNMILDAMKLVYKKLKAKPEKGYIIKCINRIPLSRGLGSSSAAIIGGLLSANYILGNKLSLEDDILNMAVQLEGHPDNVSPAILGGIISGVVRKNEDFKYVKINAPKNLKAIVAIPNFHLSTEIARNALPKDISFKDAIFNISRAALLTSALASNRLDLLEVATDDKLHQDYRAKFIPGLKELFKRTKESGAYSVTISGAGSSILALVKNDENIIKKVSNAMKESFAKKKIESEIKVLNIPNRGIIVI; encoded by the coding sequence ATGGATAAATCTAAAAATAATAAATCTAATAAAAAATTAGTAACTTTCAAAATACCTGCTACTTCTGCTAATATTGGTTCTGGTTTTGACAGTGTGGGGCTTGCTTTAGATTTATATAATGAAATACATATATACGAAAATGAAAACTCTAAAAAAATAGAATTTGAAATAACAGGCGAAGGTGAAAAAGAGATATCAAAAGACAATAATATGATACTTGACGCTATGAAGCTCGTATATAAAAAATTAAAAGCAAAACCTGAAAAAGGATATATTATAAAATGTATAAATAGAATACCTCTTTCACGAGGGCTTGGAAGCAGTTCTGCTGCAATAATTGGCGGGCTTCTTAGTGCTAATTATATATTAGGAAATAAACTCTCTCTTGAAGATGATATATTAAATATGGCTGTTCAGCTTGAAGGGCACCCTGATAATGTTTCACCTGCCATACTTGGAGGAATTATATCTGGTGTTGTACGTAAAAATGAAGATTTTAAATATGTTAAAATTAATGCTCCAAAAAATTTAAAAGCAATAGTAGCTATTCCAAATTTTCATTTAAGCACTGAAATAGCAAGAAATGCTCTACCCAAAGATATAAGTTTTAAAGATGCTATATTTAATATTTCAAGAGCAGCACTTCTTACTTCTGCATTAGCTTCAAATAGGCTTGATTTACTTGAAGTAGCTACAGATGATAAACTACATCAAGATTATAGAGCTAAATTTATTCCTGGGCTTAAAGAATTATTTAAACGAACTAAAGAGTCAGGTGCTTACTCTGTTACTATTAGCGGAGCAGGTTCTTCAATATTAGCATTGGTTAAAAACGATGAAAATATTATTAAAAAAGTTTCTAATGCAATGAAAGAAAGTTTTGCTAAAAAGAAAATAGAATCAGAAATAAAAGTTTTAAATATTCCAAACAGAGGAATAATAGTTATTTAA
- a CDS encoding glycoside hydrolase family 2 protein, translating to MRKVIDFNTNWKFIESWSDDIKNNIIKSTSVTLPHTVKEIPLHYFYEEDTWLVTGYQNVFNYNKNDFLNKRVLINFEGVMAAAEVFVNGKSFGEHKGGYLPFVHDITDSLVDGDNIISVKVDSTERKDIPPFGNEIDYLCYGGIYREVQIIIVDEVSIENVMVIGDAKQNINGKIRIRNSKKEDKKETLFINLYNREYHICEIKKEITLKKDELFTDINIKEYIDSDRIELWNVNNPRLYRLEASLSNEDAVSVNIGFRDVEFSVDGFFLNGERIKLRGLNRHQSFPYVGYAMPARMQKKDADILKFDLGLNIVRSSHYPASRHFLDRCDEIGLMVFEEIPGWQHIGDKEWQKVAIENVKDMIERDFHHASIIIWGVRINESQDNHNFYKETNKVAHKLDKTRQTGGVRYIMGSELLEDVYTMNDFNCDGINDPIRAQKFVTKLDKNVPYMITEYNGHMFPTKMQDSEERLIEHTKRHFDVINAVAIDNHISGSTGWCAFDYHTHYDFGSGDRICYHGVCDMFRNKKLAANVYSSQMNNKNGVVLEPITIYARGERAIGGISPLMIATNCDYVEFYYKNILLAKEYPASGKYQGLKHPPVIMQIESNIPGVSAMNWEDAKVIGYIDGNAVIEKHFLKNPTFKELEVTADDKEINAVSNGSAWDATRITVKAVDAIGNRLPYINEAIKIDVKGSGQLIGNDNPVLEGGYYSFWVKSNNKKGSITVTVANGRVKTKTIEIKVK from the coding sequence ATGAGAAAAGTAATTGATTTTAATACTAATTGGAAATTTATAGAAAGCTGGAGCGATGATATAAAAAATAATATTATTAAATCAACAAGCGTAACTTTGCCGCATACTGTAAAAGAAATACCGCTTCATTATTTTTATGAAGAAGATACTTGGCTTGTTACAGGATACCAAAATGTGTTTAATTATAATAAAAATGATTTTTTAAATAAGAGAGTTTTAATAAACTTTGAAGGGGTAATGGCTGCTGCGGAAGTGTTTGTTAATGGAAAAAGCTTTGGCGAACATAAAGGAGGGTATTTACCTTTTGTTCATGATATTACAGATTCTTTAGTTGATGGAGATAATATTATATCCGTTAAAGTTGATAGCACAGAGAGAAAAGATATTCCGCCTTTTGGAAATGAAATAGATTATTTATGTTATGGTGGTATATATAGAGAAGTGCAAATTATTATAGTTGATGAAGTTTCTATAGAGAATGTTATGGTGATAGGGGATGCCAAACAAAACATTAATGGAAAAATTAGAATAAGAAACAGTAAAAAAGAAGATAAAAAGGAAACTTTATTTATAAATCTATATAACAGAGAATATCATATATGCGAAATAAAGAAAGAAATTACTTTGAAAAAAGATGAATTATTTACTGATATAAACATAAAAGAATATATTGACAGTGATAGAATAGAGCTTTGGAATGTTAATAACCCTAGGCTTTATAGATTAGAAGCTTCTCTTTCTAATGAAGATGCTGTTAGTGTAAATATTGGTTTTAGAGATGTTGAGTTTAGTGTAGATGGATTCTTTTTGAATGGAGAGAGAATAAAATTAAGAGGCTTAAACAGACATCAAAGTTTTCCTTATGTTGGTTATGCTATGCCTGCAAGAATGCAGAAAAAAGATGCTGATATATTAAAATTTGATTTAGGACTTAATATAGTTCGTTCATCTCATTATCCTGCTTCAAGACATTTTTTGGATAGATGTGATGAAATAGGGCTTATGGTTTTTGAAGAGATACCCGGCTGGCAGCATATAGGAGATAAAGAGTGGCAGAAAGTTGCTATAGAAAATGTAAAAGATATGATAGAGAGAGATTTCCATCATGCTTCTATTATTATATGGGGAGTGAGAATTAATGAGAGTCAGGATAATCATAATTTTTACAAAGAAACTAACAAAGTAGCTCACAAATTAGACAAAACAAGACAAACAGGCGGTGTTAGGTATATAATGGGAAGCGAACTTTTAGAAGATGTATATACTATGAATGATTTTAATTGTGATGGTATTAATGACCCTATAAGAGCTCAAAAATTTGTAACAAAATTAGATAAAAATGTGCCTTATATGATAACAGAATATAATGGTCACATGTTCCCTACTAAGATGCAAGACTCTGAAGAGCGTTTGATAGAGCATACTAAAAGACATTTTGATGTTATTAATGCTGTTGCTATAGATAATCATATATCTGGTTCTACTGGATGGTGTGCTTTTGATTATCATACGCATTATGATTTTGGTTCAGGCGATAGAATATGTTACCATGGTGTTTGCGATATGTTTAGAAATAAGAAATTAGCTGCAAATGTATACTCTTCGCAAATGAACAATAAAAATGGTGTTGTATTAGAGCCTATTACTATATATGCAAGAGGTGAGAGAGCTATAGGCGGAATATCTCCTTTAATGATTGCTACAAATTGTGATTATGTGGAGTTCTATTATAAAAATATACTATTAGCAAAAGAGTATCCTGCTTCTGGAAAATATCAAGGTTTAAAACATCCTCCTGTTATTATGCAGATAGAAAGCAATATTCCGGGTGTTAGTGCTATGAATTGGGAAGATGCTAAAGTTATTGGATATATTGACGGTAATGCTGTAATAGAGAAGCATTTCTTAAAAAATCCTACTTTCAAGGAATTGGAAGTAACTGCTGATGACAAAGAAATTAATGCTGTAAGCAATGGTTCTGCTTGGGACGCTACAAGAATAACAGTAAAAGCTGTTGATGCAATAGGAAATAGACTTCCATATATTAATGAAGCTATAAAAATAGATGTTAAAGGCTCTGGACAATTAATAGGAAATGATAACCCTGTACTTGAGGGCGGATATTACTCTTTCTGGGTAAAATCTAACAACAAAAAAGGCTCTATAACAGTAACTGTTGCAAATGGCAGAGTAAAAACTAAAACTATAGAAATTAAAGTAAAATAA